In a single window of the Acyrthosiphon pisum isolate AL4f chromosome X, pea_aphid_22Mar2018_4r6ur, whole genome shotgun sequence genome:
- the LOC103309008 gene encoding uncharacterized protein LOC103309008, with translation MEEFQIVEKNTIYYEKLEKNLLNIPQPNRIRNSDINVPNVFVVDDAFPLTENMMKPFRQAQLTSVNRKIFNYRLSRARRIIENAFGILVARFRIFHTAINLKPEHIDSVVMACCVLHIFLLKMVPSSYAPPECFDREGTNLTGYEAQNDHTNGLNRSNLGNPPRSVKELR, from the coding sequence ATGGAAGAATTTCAGATTGTGGAGAAAAACacgatatattatgaaaaacttgaaaaaaatctattaaacatCCCTCAGCCTAATAGAATCAGAAACTCCGATATCAATGTGCCCAACGTTTTTGTCGTAGATGATGCTTTCCCTCTAACAGAAAACATGATGAAACCATTTAGACAAGCTCAATTAACTTCTGTAAACAGAAAGATATTTAACTACCGCTTGTCCCGAGCCAGACGCATTATTGAAAATGCATTCGGTATTTTGGTAGCTCGATTCAGAATATTTCATACAGCAATCAACTTGAAACCAGAACACATTGACTCCGTTGTTATGGCCTGCTGTgtcctacatatttttttactaaaaatggtACCTAGTTCGTATGCTCCTCCAGAGTGCTTTGACCGTGAAGGTACAAATTTAACAGGATATGAAGCACAAAACGATCACACCAATGGATTAAATAGAAGCAATTTAGGAAACCCACCTCGATCGGTCAAAGAGTTGCGTTAA
- the LOC107883393 gene encoding uncharacterized protein LOC107883393 yields MTLPEVDGYKYVVVAIDYFSKWSEARPLYDKTAVSVARFLYDDIICRHGCPRIQINDQGREFLNSLNDELSRLTGTQQRVTSAYHPQANGLVERQNRTIKNCLLKVLQNNVYKWPSILQGVLFAHRTAQHFSTGYSPFKMLYQREATLPIDVDGSSENEEEKCENGMIENTFNQEDFDKTLEKMINMRNIMENHAKQNIGEAQKRQRLSYAKRHNTGYIFKENDKVLVRNLRRDDRKGGWKYVPWEGPYTIVSINKGNTCTLKSKNKILAKKQHLSNLKYFKESSNTNIVDLKNNVEEKLIGENDENMNEDFNGGLYTKLNTLKVEEVGKIKRKELTSLMEGELDEDKEKQINNDMVDNVDDVVCTSLSVVDKRRRVFNPIAKPWQILKCAQLKLNLTKVLEFKGRGTFLNKPAETKNIIGDGNCLYRALSYWITGTEDNHMEIRKRIAEVVKTNININHYIGGDDKIGIYLEKNKIDNNGKIYYTNLSKYKNINAIELSRTNYFLYIFIFKNILCNVNMIFFRCLGY; encoded by the exons ATGACACTTCCTGAAGTTGATGGTTATAAGTACGTTGTAGTGGCTATCGACTATTTTTCAAAATGGTCCGAAGCTAGGCCATTATATGATAAAACTGCAGTTTCGGTAGCAAGATTTTTGTACGACGATATAATTTGTCGACACGGGTGTCCCAGGATTCAAATAAACGATCAAGGACGGGAATTTTTGAATTCCTTAAATGATGAGCTCTCTCGCCTAACAGGAACTCAACAAAGAGTCACATCAGCATACCATCCACAGGCAAATGGCCTAGTCGAACGGCAAAAtcgaacaattaaaaattgtttactcaaAGTGCtgcaaaataatgtatataaatggcCTTCTATTTTACAGGGAGTTTTATTTGCTCACCGAACTGCACAACATTTCTCTACAGGATATTCTCCATTTAAAATGCTATACCAACGTGAAGCAACACTCCCGATTGATGTTGATGGTAGTTCGGAAAACGAAGAAGAAAAATGTGAAAATGGTAtgatagaaaatacatttaatcaagaagattttgataaaacattagaaaaaatgataaatatgagGAACATTATGGAAAACCACGCTAAACAAAATATTGGAGAGGCTCAAAAACGACAACGACTATCATATGCAAAACGGCACAACACTGgctatatatttaaagaaaatgatAAAGTCTTAGTAAGAAATTTAAGGAGAGATGACCGAAAGGGTGGCTGGAAATATGTACCTTGGGAAGGACCTTATACTATTGTATCAATTAATAAAGGAAATACGTGTAcattaaaatccaaaaacaaaattttagcaaaaaaacaacatttaagtaaccttaaatattttaaagaatcttCTAACACTAATATAGTTGACttgaaaaataatgttgaaGAAAAACTAATAGGGGAAAACGATGAAAATATGAATGAAGACTTCAACGGAggattatatacaaaattaaatacgcTAAAAGTCGAAGaagttggaaaaataaaacgtaaagaACTAACAAGTTTAATGGAAGGAGAATTAGACGAAgataaagaaaaacaaataaataatgatatggtCGATAATGTTGATGACGTGGTGTGTACGAGCCTTTCAGTAGTTGATAAACGTCGTCGGGTATTTAATCCAATTGCAAAACCATGGCAGATTCTAAAATGcgcacaattaaaattaaaccttACTAAAGTACTGGAATTTAAAGGAAGaggaacatttttaaacaaaccagcagaaacaaaaaatattataggagacGGTAATTGCCTATATAGGGCATTATCATACTGGATAACAGGCACAGAGGACAATCATATGGAAATACGTAAACGTATTGCTGag GTggttaaaactaatataaatatcaaccACTATATTGGCGGGGACGATAAAATCggtatttatttagaaaaaaataaaatagataataatggtaagatttattatactaacttatccaaatacaaaaacataaatgcAATAGAATTATCAAGaactaattatttcttatatatatttatttttaaaaacattttgtgcaatgtaaatatgattttttttaggtgtttGGGGTACTGA